One region of Streptomyces rishiriensis genomic DNA includes:
- a CDS encoding S1 family peptidase has product MSHKRVTKRKAIIAAGGVAALGAAAILLPNANASQDGGSQDAATVKTLKAGDASDLASQLAKQLGDAFAGSYYDTEGQQLVVNVVNVSGDENNVIVQAKKAGAKVREVENSTAELEAAAKTLKTEATVTGTAWAVDPKTNKILVTADSTVTGSKWDRIESTVKTLGTGMATIQKAAGTFTTKVAGGDAIFGGGARCSLGFNVTAGDGSPAFLTAGHCGVAAEQWSDSEDGEPIATVDQTTFPGDGDFALVKYDDPATVAASEVNLGDQTLQITAAAEATVGTQVFRMGSTTGLNDGQVLGLDATVNYPEGTVTGLIQTDVCAEPGDSGGSLFTQDGLAIGLTSGGSGDCTVGGETFFQPVTTALAAVGATLGDGGVGAGDAVGGEEAGAGAVDENGDGIDDQTGEAIVGGGGEAGAGAVDENGDGIDDQTGEAIVGGGGEAGAGAVDENGDGIDDQTGEAIVGGADEAGDGQDGAGDGQQDGSGVNESH; this is encoded by the coding sequence TTGAGTCACAAGCGAGTTACGAAGCGCAAGGCCATCATCGCGGCAGGCGGTGTGGCGGCGCTCGGAGCGGCGGCCATCCTGCTTCCCAACGCCAACGCCTCCCAGGACGGCGGCTCCCAGGACGCCGCCACGGTGAAGACGCTCAAGGCGGGCGACGCCTCGGATCTCGCGTCCCAGCTCGCGAAGCAGCTCGGTGACGCCTTCGCCGGTTCCTACTACGACACCGAGGGCCAGCAGCTGGTCGTCAACGTCGTGAACGTCTCCGGCGACGAGAACAACGTCATCGTGCAGGCGAAGAAGGCCGGGGCCAAGGTCCGCGAGGTCGAGAACAGCACGGCCGAACTCGAGGCGGCCGCCAAGACGCTGAAGACCGAGGCGACCGTCACGGGCACCGCGTGGGCCGTCGACCCGAAGACGAACAAGATCCTCGTGACCGCCGACTCCACCGTCACCGGCAGCAAGTGGGACCGGATCGAGTCGACCGTCAAGACACTCGGCACGGGCATGGCGACGATCCAGAAGGCGGCCGGCACCTTCACGACGAAGGTCGCCGGCGGCGACGCGATATTCGGCGGCGGGGCCCGCTGCTCCCTCGGCTTCAACGTGACGGCGGGCGACGGATCCCCGGCCTTCCTGACGGCCGGTCACTGCGGCGTCGCGGCCGAGCAGTGGTCCGACTCCGAGGACGGCGAGCCGATCGCCACCGTCGACCAGACGACCTTCCCCGGGGACGGCGACTTCGCGCTCGTGAAGTACGACGACCCCGCCACCGTGGCCGCGAGCGAGGTCAACCTCGGCGACCAGACCCTCCAGATCACCGCGGCCGCCGAGGCGACGGTCGGCACCCAGGTCTTCCGGATGGGCAGCACCACCGGTCTCAACGACGGTCAGGTTCTCGGCCTCGACGCCACCGTGAACTACCCCGAGGGCACCGTCACGGGCCTCATCCAGACCGACGTCTGCGCCGAGCCCGGCGACAGCGGCGGCTCGCTCTTCACCCAGGACGGCCTCGCCATCGGCCTGACCTCGGGCGGCAGCGGCGACTGCACCGTCGGCGGCGAGACGTTCTTCCAGCCGGTGACCACCGCGCTCGCGGCGGTCGGCGCGACGCTCGGCGACGGCGGTGTCGGCGCCGGTGACGCGGTCGGCGGCGAGGAAGCCGGCGCGGGGGCCGTCGACGAGAACGGTGACGGCATCGACGACCAGACCGGCGAGGCGATCGTGGGCGGTGGCGGGGAAGCCGGCGCCGGTGCGGTGGACGAGAACGGTGACGGCATCGACGACCAGACCGGCGAGGCCATCGTGGGCGGTGGCGGGGAAGCCGGCGCCGGTGCGGTGGACGAGAACGGTGACGGCATCGACGACCAGACCGGCGAGGCCATCGTGGGCGGCGCCGACGAGGCCGGCGACGGCCAGGACGGGGCCGGCGACGGCCAGCAGGACGGCTCGGGTGTGAACGAGTCGCACTGA
- a CDS encoding MFS transporter, with protein MSPKTLTDGTRTGADQGPSAESTKKWWILAVVALAQLMVVLDATIVNIALPSAQADLGFSDGNRQWIVTAYALAFASLLLLGGRIADLFGRKTAFLIGVVGFAAVSALGGAATNFEMLVTARALQGAFGALLAPAALSLLNTTFTDAKERAKAFSVYGAIAGAGGAVGLLLGGILTDALDWRWTLYVNVVIAVVAFAGGWMLLSNHRDARNSKLDVPGTVLVAAGLFSLVFGFSNAETHDWDSPQTWGFLIAGGALLVAFAWWQTRAAHPLLPLRILLDRNRAASFLAVLISGAGMFGVFLFLTYYLQLNLGFSPTKTGVAFLPMVGALMVAAQVGTTALVPRLGPKAVIPLGFAIAAVGMAWLSGIDVGSDYLSAVLPQLVIIGVGLGLVMPPAMQLATGGVAAEDAGVASATVNAMQQVGGSIGTALLNTLAASAAADYLVGKNPANKLVQAQATIESYTTAFWWSAGFFAAGAVIAFLLFRRGVPEQDADAAPVVHM; from the coding sequence ATGTCTCCGAAGACCTTGACGGACGGCACCCGCACGGGCGCCGACCAGGGGCCGTCCGCGGAATCCACCAAGAAGTGGTGGATCCTCGCGGTCGTCGCCCTGGCCCAGCTGATGGTGGTCCTCGACGCCACCATCGTGAACATCGCCCTGCCCTCGGCCCAGGCGGACCTCGGCTTCTCCGACGGCAACCGGCAGTGGATCGTCACCGCGTACGCGCTGGCGTTCGCCTCCCTGCTGCTGCTCGGCGGCCGGATAGCCGACCTCTTCGGCCGTAAGACGGCCTTCCTGATCGGGGTCGTCGGCTTCGCCGCCGTCTCCGCCCTGGGCGGTGCCGCCACCAACTTCGAGATGCTGGTCACCGCCCGCGCGCTCCAGGGCGCCTTCGGCGCGCTCCTCGCGCCCGCCGCGCTCTCGCTGCTCAACACCACGTTCACCGACGCCAAGGAACGCGCCAAGGCGTTCAGCGTCTACGGCGCCATCGCCGGCGCGGGCGGCGCGGTGGGCCTGCTCCTCGGCGGCATCCTGACCGACGCGCTCGACTGGCGCTGGACGCTCTACGTCAACGTGGTCATCGCCGTCGTCGCCTTCGCGGGCGGTTGGATGCTGCTGTCCAACCACCGCGACGCCCGGAACTCCAAGCTGGACGTGCCGGGTACGGTCCTGGTCGCCGCGGGTCTGTTCTCCCTGGTGTTCGGCTTCTCCAACGCGGAGACCCACGACTGGGACTCGCCGCAGACCTGGGGCTTCCTGATCGCGGGCGGGGCGCTGCTCGTGGCCTTCGCCTGGTGGCAGACGCGGGCCGCGCACCCGCTGCTGCCGCTGCGCATCCTCCTCGACCGCAACCGGGCGGCCTCGTTCCTGGCCGTGCTGATCTCCGGCGCCGGCATGTTCGGCGTGTTCCTCTTCCTCACCTACTACCTCCAGCTGAACCTGGGCTTCAGCCCGACGAAGACGGGTGTGGCGTTCCTGCCGATGGTCGGGGCGCTCATGGTGGCGGCGCAGGTCGGCACCACGGCCCTGGTGCCGCGACTGGGCCCGAAGGCGGTCATCCCGCTGGGCTTCGCGATCGCCGCCGTGGGCATGGCCTGGCTCAGCGGGATCGACGTCGGCTCCGACTACCTGAGCGCGGTACTGCCGCAGCTGGTCATCATCGGTGTCGGCCTCGGCCTGGTCATGCCGCCCGCCATGCAGCTGGCCACCGGCGGGGTCGCCGCCGAGGACGCGGGCGTGGCCTCCGCCACGGTCAACGCCATGCAGCAGGTGGGCGGTTCGATCGGTACGGCCCTGCTGAACACGTTGGCCGCGAGCGCCGCCGCCGACTACCTGGTGGGGAAGAACCCGGCGAACAAGCTGGTGCAGGCGCAGGCGACCATCGAGAGCTACACCACCGCCTTCTGGTGGTCGGCCGGCTTCTTCGCCGCGGGCGCGGTCATCGCGTTCCTGCTCTTCCGCCGCGGAGTGCCGGAGCAGGACGCGGACGCGGCACCGGTGGTCCACATGTGA
- a CDS encoding NHLP bacteriocin export ABC transporter permease/ATPase subunit, translated as MTAVSEGDVVLTALGQLGARIDCAGFSRLDLEGPQVLWLVASGALDLFAVDAGQQGHWHHLGRLEAGALLLGPVTGPHHTLVARPLRDCVVHRVGLRELYQPANTETWSYDEYGNPQYVPPTSSPLEYALALGVGRGLSILFQAPMATERGTEGGGTPGRVPSGTGDDDVFWMQVPPGSVQYGSLYGAEAAADLLMDPVVWQSMVDQQYRLLTTLDRWIEQLEHTHETRTAAGIKAGEAVRAQADRTLLASIGKGGRGDRNGRSTDRRATAADADATYAACRLVARAAGITLAEPAQMGADSERLDPVERVALASRVRARAVRLDGRWWRDDVGPLVGHRALSGAPVALLWRRGGYVAVHPATGRETPVEKANAQEFEPRAVMFYRPLPEQGPGPLGLLRFSMRGTAGDLTNLLLSGLVTVVIGALVPIATGKVLGEYVPKAQQGLIVQVCLAVMVSGVVAAAFMLLQNLTMLRLEGRIEATLQPAVWDRLLRLPTKFFAERSTGELASAAMGISAIRRLLAGLGPSVAQSVTVGAMNLGLLLWYSVPMALAAIGMLVVIASVFLALGLWQVRWQRRLVVLSNKLNNQAFQTLRGLPKLRVAAAENYAYAAWAAQFARSRELQQRLGRIKNLSTVLGSVYLPLCSLLMFMLLAGPARGALSAADFLTFNTSMTMLLTSVTSLTGAFVSAVAALPLFEEIRPVLEATPEVRTANTRPGPLTGALEARRLSFRYSDDGPLVLDDVSFEVRPGEFVAIVGPSGCGKSTLLRLLIGFDKPVSGSVLYDGQDLAALDQSAVRRQCGVVLQHAQPFTGSLLDVICGTEAYTPEEAMAAAELAGLAEDIKRMPMGLHTIVSGSGSVSGGQRQRLMIAQALIRRPRILFFDEATSALDNETQRTVIESTRKLNATRVVIAHRLSTVMDADRVVVMENGKVAQQGPPAQLLADTGGRLHELVRRQLA; from the coding sequence ATGACTGCCGTGTCCGAGGGCGATGTCGTGCTCACCGCGCTGGGGCAGCTGGGCGCGCGGATCGACTGCGCCGGGTTCAGCCGCCTGGACCTGGAGGGGCCGCAGGTGCTGTGGCTCGTCGCGTCGGGCGCGCTGGACCTGTTCGCGGTGGACGCCGGACAGCAGGGCCACTGGCACCACTTGGGCCGCCTGGAGGCGGGCGCCCTGCTGCTCGGTCCGGTCACCGGCCCCCACCACACCCTCGTCGCCCGCCCGTTGCGCGACTGTGTCGTGCACCGCGTCGGGCTGCGTGAGCTGTACCAGCCCGCGAACACCGAGACCTGGTCCTACGACGAGTACGGCAACCCCCAGTACGTGCCGCCGACTTCGAGCCCGCTGGAGTACGCGCTCGCCCTCGGCGTCGGCCGCGGCCTGTCGATCCTCTTCCAGGCGCCGATGGCCACCGAGCGGGGGACGGAAGGCGGGGGCACCCCGGGGCGAGTTCCTTCGGGCACGGGGGACGACGACGTGTTCTGGATGCAGGTGCCGCCGGGCAGCGTGCAGTACGGCTCGCTGTACGGCGCGGAGGCGGCCGCCGACCTGCTGATGGACCCCGTGGTGTGGCAGAGCATGGTCGACCAGCAGTACCGGCTGCTGACCACGCTGGACCGCTGGATCGAACAGCTGGAGCACACCCACGAGACCCGCACGGCCGCCGGGATCAAGGCGGGCGAGGCGGTCCGCGCCCAGGCCGACCGGACGCTTCTGGCGTCGATCGGCAAGGGCGGCAGAGGCGACCGCAACGGCAGGAGCACGGACCGGCGCGCCACGGCCGCCGACGCCGACGCCACCTACGCGGCCTGCAGGCTCGTCGCCCGGGCCGCCGGGATCACCCTCGCCGAACCCGCGCAGATGGGCGCGGACAGCGAGCGTCTCGACCCGGTCGAACGGGTCGCCCTCGCCTCCCGGGTGCGCGCCCGGGCGGTGCGTCTGGACGGCCGCTGGTGGCGGGACGACGTGGGGCCGCTGGTCGGGCACCGGGCGCTGTCCGGGGCGCCGGTCGCACTGCTGTGGCGGCGCGGCGGCTATGTCGCCGTGCATCCCGCGACCGGGCGCGAGACCCCGGTCGAGAAGGCCAACGCGCAGGAGTTCGAGCCGCGGGCGGTCATGTTCTACCGTCCGCTGCCGGAACAGGGCCCCGGCCCCCTCGGCCTGCTGCGGTTCAGCATGCGGGGCACGGCGGGGGACCTGACGAACCTGCTGCTCAGCGGGCTGGTGACGGTGGTGATCGGAGCGCTGGTGCCGATCGCGACCGGGAAGGTGCTGGGCGAGTACGTGCCGAAGGCGCAGCAGGGGCTGATCGTGCAGGTGTGCCTGGCGGTGATGGTCAGCGGCGTGGTGGCGGCGGCGTTCATGCTGCTCCAGAACCTGACCATGCTGCGCCTGGAGGGCCGGATCGAGGCGACCCTCCAGCCGGCGGTGTGGGACCGGCTGCTCAGGCTGCCGACGAAGTTCTTCGCCGAGCGTTCCACGGGCGAGCTGGCGAGTGCCGCCATGGGCATCAGCGCGATCCGCCGGCTGCTGGCGGGACTCGGTCCCTCGGTCGCGCAGTCCGTCACCGTCGGCGCGATGAACCTGGGGCTGCTGCTCTGGTACAGCGTGCCGATGGCCCTCGCCGCGATCGGCATGCTGGTCGTCATCGCGTCCGTGTTCCTGGCGCTCGGGCTGTGGCAGGTGCGCTGGCAGCGGCGGCTCGTGGTGCTCTCCAACAAGCTCAACAACCAGGCGTTCCAGACCCTGCGGGGGCTGCCGAAGCTGCGGGTGGCGGCCGCCGAGAACTACGCGTACGCGGCCTGGGCGGCGCAGTTCGCGCGCAGCCGCGAGCTCCAGCAGCGCCTCGGCCGGATCAAGAACCTCAGCACGGTGCTGGGTTCGGTGTATCTGCCGCTGTGTTCCCTGCTGATGTTCATGCTGCTGGCGGGTCCGGCCCGGGGGGCGCTGTCGGCGGCGGACTTCCTCACCTTCAACACCTCCATGACGATGCTGCTCACCTCGGTGACCTCACTGACCGGCGCGTTCGTCTCTGCGGTGGCCGCGCTGCCGCTGTTCGAGGAGATCCGGCCGGTGCTGGAGGCGACGCCGGAGGTCCGCACGGCGAACACCCGCCCCGGCCCGCTGACCGGCGCGCTCGAGGCCCGTCGGCTCTCCTTCCGTTACTCCGACGACGGCCCCCTCGTCCTCGACGACGTCTCCTTCGAGGTGCGGCCGGGCGAGTTCGTGGCGATCGTCGGCCCGAGCGGGTGCGGGAAGTCGACCCTGCTGAGGCTGCTCATCGGCTTCGACAAGCCGGTCTCGGGCAGTGTGCTGTACGACGGCCAGGATCTGGCGGCCCTCGACCAGTCGGCGGTGCGCCGGCAGTGCGGGGTGGTGCTCCAGCACGCCCAGCCGTTCACCGGCTCCCTGCTGGACGTCATCTGCGGCACCGAGGCCTACACGCCGGAGGAGGCGATGGCGGCCGCCGAGCTGGCCGGCCTCGCCGAGGACATCAAGCGCATGCCGATGGGACTGCACACGATCGTCTCCGGCAGCGGGTCGGTCTCGGGCGGCCAGCGTCAGCGGCTCATGATCGCCCAGGCCCTGATCCGACGGCCCCGCATCCTGTTCTTCGACGAGGCGACCAGCGCCCTCGACAACGAGACGCAGCGCACGGTGATCGAGAGCACCCGCAAGCTCAACGCGACCCGGGTCGTGATCGCGCACCGTCTGTCGACGGTGATGGACGCCGACCGGGTCGTGGTGATGGAGAACGGCAAGGTCGCCCAGCAGGGCCCGCCCGCCCAGCTCCTCGCGGACACCGGTGGCCGTCTGCACGAACTGGTGCGGCGCCAGCTGGCCTGA
- a CDS encoding NHLP family bacteriocin export ABC transporter peptidase/permease/ATPase subunit, giving the protein MTTTERPRTRRRAAPPRRTVPKSRTKTVRTPTVLQMEAVECGAASLAMVLGHYGRHIPLEELRIACGVSRDGSRASNLLKAARGYGLTAKGMQMDLAALAGVKSPAILFWEFNHYVVYEGLGRCFGRRGVYINDPGKGRRFVPLEDFDGSFTGVVLVLEPGEDFERGGRRPGVLGAMPARLRGTAGTLPAAVLASLLLVLVGAAVPALSRTYIDMFLIGRQTSLLSVLFVSMGTCVALTVALTWLQQANLHHGRIISSTLSSARFLRHLLRLPVTFFSQRSPADLVQRLQSNDAVAETLARDLASAGVDAIVVVLYAVLLYTYDPQLTFVGIGVALLNIVAMRIVVRLRATRTAKLRADNARLTNTAYTGLQLIETMKATGGEEGYFRKWAGQHATTLEEQQRLGVPSAWLGVVAPTLATLNSALILWIGGMRAIEGHISVGLLVAFQALVTRFTAPLTRLNGVAGRIQDFAADVARLKDVENFRADPLYDRRSGADSTRRLHGHIELENITFGYSPLDKPLLTGFDLAVGPGQQVALVGGSGSGKSTVSRLISGLYTPWEGVIRVDGQRLEDIPRGALASSVSFVDQEVFLFEGSVRDNVALWDPSIPDDAVVDALRDAALHDTVMRRPGGIHSRVEQDGRNFSGGQRQRLEIARALVRRPSILVLDEVTSALDAETEQVVMDNLRRRGCACVVIAHRLSTVRDSDEIVVLQHGTVVERGRHEELVARGGSYAALVRER; this is encoded by the coding sequence GTGACCACCACCGAGCGGCCGCGGACCCGGCGGCGCGCGGCACCACCGCGGCGCACGGTCCCCAAGAGCCGGACGAAGACCGTCCGCACGCCCACCGTGCTCCAGATGGAGGCCGTGGAGTGCGGGGCGGCCTCGCTCGCCATGGTCCTCGGGCACTACGGACGGCACATCCCGCTGGAGGAGCTGCGCATCGCTTGCGGTGTCTCCCGGGACGGCTCGCGGGCGAGCAACCTGCTGAAAGCGGCCCGCGGTTACGGCCTCACGGCCAAGGGCATGCAGATGGACCTGGCGGCCCTCGCTGGGGTGAAGTCGCCCGCGATCCTCTTCTGGGAGTTCAACCACTACGTCGTCTACGAGGGCCTCGGCCGTTGCTTCGGCCGCCGCGGCGTGTACATCAACGACCCCGGCAAGGGCCGGCGTTTCGTGCCGCTCGAGGACTTCGACGGCAGTTTCACCGGTGTCGTGCTGGTGCTGGAACCGGGCGAGGACTTCGAGCGGGGCGGCCGCAGACCGGGGGTGCTGGGCGCGATGCCGGCCCGGCTGCGGGGCACCGCGGGCACCCTGCCGGCGGCCGTGCTGGCGAGTCTGCTGCTGGTCCTGGTCGGTGCGGCCGTGCCGGCGCTCAGCCGTACCTACATCGACATGTTCCTGATCGGTCGGCAGACCTCGCTGCTGAGCGTGCTGTTCGTCTCGATGGGCACGTGCGTGGCCCTCACGGTGGCCCTGACCTGGCTGCAGCAGGCCAACCTGCACCACGGCCGGATCATCTCCTCGACCCTCTCCAGCGCCCGCTTCCTGCGCCATCTGCTGCGGCTGCCGGTCACCTTCTTCTCCCAGCGCAGCCCGGCCGACCTGGTCCAGCGGCTCCAGTCGAACGACGCGGTCGCCGAGACGCTGGCCCGCGACCTGGCGTCGGCGGGCGTGGACGCGATCGTCGTCGTCCTGTACGCGGTCCTCCTCTACACCTACGATCCGCAGCTGACGTTCGTCGGGATCGGCGTGGCGCTGCTGAACATCGTCGCGATGCGGATCGTCGTCCGGCTGCGCGCGACCCGGACGGCGAAGCTGCGCGCGGACAACGCCCGGCTCACCAACACGGCGTACACCGGGCTTCAGCTGATCGAGACGATGAAGGCGACCGGCGGCGAGGAGGGCTACTTCCGCAAGTGGGCCGGACAGCACGCCACCACGCTGGAGGAGCAGCAGCGGCTCGGGGTGCCGAGCGCCTGGCTGGGCGTGGTCGCGCCGACGCTCGCGACGCTCAACAGCGCGCTGATCCTCTGGATCGGCGGCATGCGGGCGATCGAGGGCCACATCTCGGTGGGGCTGCTGGTCGCCTTCCAGGCGCTGGTCACCCGTTTCACCGCCCCGCTGACCCGCCTCAACGGGGTCGCGGGCCGTATCCAGGATTTCGCGGCGGACGTGGCCAGGCTCAAGGACGTGGAGAACTTCCGCGCCGACCCGCTCTACGACCGCCGCTCCGGCGCCGACTCCACGCGCCGGCTGCACGGTCATATCGAGCTGGAGAACATCACCTTCGGCTACAGCCCGCTGGACAAGCCGCTGCTGACCGGCTTCGACCTGGCCGTCGGGCCGGGACAGCAGGTGGCGCTGGTCGGCGGCTCGGGCAGCGGCAAGTCGACGGTGTCCCGGCTCATCTCGGGTCTGTACACGCCCTGGGAGGGCGTGATCCGCGTCGACGGGCAGCGTCTGGAGGACATCCCGCGCGGGGCGCTCGCCTCCTCCGTGTCCTTCGTCGACCAGGAGGTGTTCCTCTTCGAGGGCTCGGTACGGGACAACGTGGCGTTGTGGGATCCCTCGATCCCGGACGACGCCGTCGTCGACGCGCTCAGGGACGCGGCGCTCCACGACACGGTGATGCGGCGGCCCGGCGGCATCCACAGCAGGGTCGAGCAGGACGGCCGCAACTTCTCCGGCGGTCAGCGTCAGCGTCTGGAGATCGCGCGGGCGTTGGTCCGCCGGCCCAGCATCCTCGTGCTGGACGAGGTGACCAGCGCGCTGGACGCGGAGACCGAGCAGGTCGTGATGGACAACCTGCGCCGGCGCGGCTGCGCGTGCGTGGTGATCGCGCACCGGCTCAGCACGGTCCGTGACAGCGACGAGATCGTCGTACTGCAGCACGGCACGGTCGTGGAGCGCGGGCGGCACGAGGAACTGGTGGCGCGCGGCGGCTCGTACGCGGCGCTGGTCAGGGAGCGATGA
- a CDS encoding HlyD family efflux transporter periplasmic adaptor subunit produces MQFRQQALAKLQSPEELDLPVRFARPQGWLALSVTVVVMAAASVWAVTGSVASTVSAPAVLTHGEGSYILQSPAAGQVTAVLAKEGERLPAGSPVLKVRTAQGDAVVRTVAAGRITALAATIGQIISTGANVAAVEKVAGADDPLYATVYVPAENAASVPSGAAVDLTVQTVPTQQYGVLRGHVKSVDRAAQSAQAIAAFLGDSQLGEQFTKDGRPVAVLVRLDRSSATKSGYAWSSADGPPFALTSMTMATGSIRLADQRPVDWLLP; encoded by the coding sequence GTGCAGTTCCGCCAACAGGCCCTTGCCAAGCTCCAGTCGCCGGAGGAACTCGACCTGCCGGTGCGTTTCGCGCGCCCTCAGGGCTGGCTGGCGCTGTCCGTGACGGTGGTCGTCATGGCGGCCGCTTCCGTGTGGGCGGTGACCGGTTCGGTCGCCTCCACGGTGAGCGCGCCCGCCGTCCTCACCCACGGCGAGGGCAGCTACATCCTCCAGAGTCCCGCCGCGGGCCAGGTCACCGCGGTCCTCGCGAAGGAGGGCGAGCGGCTGCCGGCCGGCTCGCCGGTGCTGAAGGTGCGTACGGCGCAGGGCGACGCCGTGGTGCGCACAGTGGCCGCCGGCCGGATCACCGCGCTCGCCGCGACCATCGGGCAGATCATCTCCACCGGCGCGAACGTCGCCGCGGTGGAGAAGGTCGCCGGCGCCGACGACCCGCTCTACGCCACGGTGTACGTCCCCGCCGAGAACGCCGCCTCCGTCCCGTCGGGCGCGGCGGTCGACCTGACGGTGCAGACGGTGCCGACGCAGCAGTACGGCGTGCTGCGCGGACACGTGAAGTCGGTGGACCGCGCGGCCCAGTCGGCCCAGGCGATCGCCGCGTTCCTCGGTGACAGCCAGCTGGGCGAGCAGTTCACGAAGGACGGCCGCCCGGTGGCGGTCCTGGTCCGCCTGGACAGGTCCTCGGCGACGAAGAGCGGCTACGCGTGGTCGTCCGCGGACGGACCGCCGTTCGCCCTCACCTCCATGACCATGGCCACCGGTTCGATCCGGCTGGCCGACCAGCGTCCCGTCGATTGGCTGCTCCCGTGA